Proteins from a genomic interval of Salvelinus alpinus chromosome 7, SLU_Salpinus.1, whole genome shotgun sequence:
- the LOC139581459 gene encoding lysine-specific demethylase 3B-like isoform X4 — translation MGDSLELIGKRLLLLLNDGRSAAGPEAEQSTWTRDWLRGTVRAVSVIGLASPGVEVFVEFEDCAWRRRSWVQVYGEEVRAVLVESAIVWANCSQPNQNHPAAGVTSGTAWPALAFRCLVDRVGLGSLVPVEFFGSRTLDFLPDGNSLQRFEAAKDVRHSLLLEQPSLQAAISSWHSDFELQEILRKGSYTVQGRKVQVYQCEFEEHWALGLVSRHDPKSHIMEITMDQGEETQVVDPRVIHVMLAEDHFDEKGKNARRRKESDGGKGESGRRRRTASEGEEDMTLKRFKGSGEGAVDGQNGSGSTKASEEGMVTWGAELAGGGRRVNSSSSEVTQVYASLNSTSSQMDQSNTPPRYTKENGRALSTQDRQGSADSTTTATPIPPPLKQAPSPFSNTSFPSLGQMPSLVPGALAPKPSPAGPTLEREEPSQSTNPKMAALVSPGPVTISSPSQASAPSVALSASLGFSPKPPVWKGTTNQSEGSKTPILAAAGFRLPQSKPAGASVFGEVSSKTSASSNTPSASQESSRPFGFAFGGTKNNKAQPQQQDQNLFFQCMTGQKTGQNSGGPNQNQTPGQSQSKDTNYFTAVSESLSKKPPSLFKPSVLAPASAGLFSSATAPLKEHSKVPETQSAGNGVLNKHFAGDKLSPSFSSGSGGMRSSGLGMGAMDTPLALASGALGGANNRSGTNGAAVGGFGTKTDSHQNLFLQGSKEPSNPFLAYGEKLSHSPFSGKPAPLEPETLGPSSASESKSNLFTMVELPKGILSSPFASLSAAAESSSSSPAPGFTQRPQSVTSSKPKEGSSTADQGSSAEGGSLDDRPSSTSGFPMFGSAVAGGSGENAPMPFDQGQAQKFALEERGQASKRDSDSSDNSDLSDLSETEEGLERSHAPGGLAGPVKEGAMLLQKGKGPGVAKSRPRNKPFKVGQSVLKDVTKVRRLKQSGESFLQDGSCINVAPHLHKCRECRMERYRKYREQEPDDDDPNVACRFFHFRRLAFTRKGILRVEGFLSPQQSDAMAMGLWLPSPSVQEGLDLDTSKYILANVGDQFCQLVMSEKEAMMMVEPHQKVAWKRAVRGVREMCDVCETTVFNIHWVCRKCGFGVCLDCYRQRRNRPMEEVDEGPDDEVFSWLKCVKGQRHEPQNLMPTQIIPGTALYNIGDMVHSARGKWGIKANCPCTSRHHRPLVRPSAPNGISQQSAVSSSTGSSGSGPITGGGGPAGSNTPKPEGAEMTVVKTEPTSTTTSSEGGGGGVDTNGANHTCAPPNPAQTPTPKDPRPSTGEGNSTALHWLADLATQKAKVEDTKDSGSMRSVMGRDTRSPFGLDSFSALSKPSSSSSSPKLFNSLLLGSSNTQPKPEGSSLRDLLNSGPGRLPQGPGDSGVTFPSVFSTSAAGDKLKGSLPNFLDHIIASVVETKKAEGRRLGEGGSELGGVGRRDGVMGLSVLDPHTSHSWLCDGRLLCLQDPSNTNNWKIFRECWKQGQPVLVSGIHKRLKGALWRPEAFSEEFGDQDVDLVNCRNCAIISDVKVRDFWDGFQIISKRLKGSDGQPMVLKLKDWPPGEDFRDMMPTRFDDLMDNLPLPEYTKRDGRLNLASRLPNFFVRPDLGPKMYNAYGLMETEDRSVGTTNLHLDVSDAVNVMVYVGIPEGEGDHVKEMDIAGCKEVMTTIEEGDVDEMTKRRVYEAKEKPGALWHIYSAKDAEKIRELLRKVGEEQGQENPPDHDPIHDQSWYLDGVLRRRLYEEYGVQGWAIVQFLGDAVFIPAGAPHQVHNLYSCIKVAEDFVSPEHVKHCFRLTQEFRHLSTTHSNHEDKLQVKNIIYHAVKDAVGTLRAHEPKLARS, via the exons ATGGGGGACTCTCTTGAACTGATTGGGAAGCGACTTCTACTGCTCCTCAACGATGGCAGGTCCGCAGCCGGACCCGAAGCGGAGCAGTCCACTTGGACTCGCGACTGGCTCCGGGGGACCGTCCGGGCTGTCAGCGTCATAGGTTTGGCCAGCCCAGGGGTAGAG GTGTTTGTGGAGTTTGAGGACTGTGCGTGGCGCAGGCGCTCCTGGGTACAGGTGTatggggaggaggtgagagctgTACTGGTAGAGAGTGCCATTGTCTGGGCTAACTGCAGTCAGCCCAACCAGAACCACCCTGCAGCTGGAGTAACCTCTGGGACAGCCTGGCCAGCTCTG GCGTTCCGGTGTCTAGTGGACCGTGTGGGTCTGGGTTCCCTGGTCCCAGTGGAGTTCTTTGGGAGCAGAACCCTGGACTTCCTCCCTGATGGGAATTCACTCCAGAGATTTGAG GCAGCGAAAGACGTGAGGCACTCTCTCCTGCTGGAGCAGCCTTCTCTGCAGGCTGCAATTTCCAGCTGGCACAGTGACTTTGAGCTGCAGGAGATCCTCAGGAAGG GCTCCTACACCGTCCAGGGCCGGAAGGTTCAGGTGTACCAGTGTGAGTTTGAGGAGCACTGGGCCCTGGGCCTGGTCTCTCGGCACGACCCCAAATCACACATCATGGAGATCACCAtggaccag GGAGAGGAGACTCAGGTGGTGGATCCCCGGGTAATACACGTGATGCTGGCTGAAGATCACTTTGATGAG AAAGGGAAGAATGCTCGACGGAGGAAGGAGAGTGACGGAGGGAAGGGCGAGAGCGGCCGTAGACGGAGGACAGCCTCGGAGGGCGAGGAGGACATGACCCTGAAGCGCTTTAAGGGTTCGGGAGAGGGAGCAGTGGATGGACAGAACGGGAGCGGCTCCACCAAGGCCTCTGAAGAGGGGATGGTGACATGGGGAGCAGAGTTAGCAGGAGGAGGACGCAGAGTGAACAGCAGTTCCTCCGAAGTCACACAGGTTTACGCCTCCCTGAACAGCACTTCCTCCCAGATGGACCAATCAAACACTCCGCCTCGCTACACCAAAGAGAACGGACGTGCCCTCTCCACACAAGACAGACAGGGGTCTGCTGACTCCACCACCACAGCCACCCCCATTCCACCCCCCCTCAAACAAgccccctcccccttctccaaCACTTCCTTCCCCTCTCTGGGCCAGATGCCCAGCCTGGTCCCTGGAGCTCTGGCCCCAAAACCCTCCCCGGCAGGACCCACCCTAGAGAGAGAAGAGCCATCCCAGTCTACCAACCCCAAGATGGCTGCCCTAGTCTCCCCAGGCCCGGTGACCATCTCATCCCCATCTCAAGCCAGTGCCCCCAGCGTGGCGCTCTCTGCCTCCCTTGGCTTCAGCCCAAAACCCCCTGTCTGGAAAGGAACAACCAACCAGTCGGAG GGCTCTAAGACTCCCATCCTGGCTGCGGCTGGGTTCCGGCTTCCCCAGTCCAAGCCTGCTGGGGCTTCTGTGTTTGGAGAGGTGAGCTCCAAGACCAGCGCTTCCTCCAACACACCGTCAGCCTCCCAGGAATCCTCTAGACCCTTCGGATTTGCCTTTGGAGGCACCAAGAACAACAAGGCCCAACCGCAGCAGCAAGACCAGAACTTATTCTTCCAGTGTATGACGGGTCAGAAGACTGGCCAGAACTCTGGTGGTCCTAACCAGAACCAGACTCCGGGTCAGAGCCAGTCTAAGGACACCAATTACTTCACAGCCGTGTCAGAGAGCTTGAGTAAGAAGCCTCCTAGCCTGTTCAAGCCCTCTGTCCTGGCCCCGGCATCAGCTGGCCTGTTTAGCTCAGCTACAGCTCCTCTCAAAGAGCATTCCAAAGTGCCTGAGACCCAGTCGGCAGGCAACGGAGTGCTCAACAAGCATTTTGCAGGGGACAAACTCTCACCTTCCTTCAGCAGTGGCTCTGGGGGGATGAGGTCCTCTGGTCTGGGCATGGGGGCGAtggacactccactggctctggcCTCTGGAGCTCTGGGTGGTGCTAACAACAGGAGTGGCACTAACGGTGCCGCGGTGGGCGGCTTCGGCACCAAGACAGACAGCCACCAGAACCTTTTCCTCCAGGGCTCCAAGGAGCCCTCCAACCCCTTCCTGGCCTACGGGGAGAAGCTCTCCCACAGTCCCTTCAGTGGCAAACCAGCCCCTCTGGAGCCTGAGACCCTGGGCCCTTCTTCGGCCTCGGAGAGCAAATCCAACCTGTTCACCATGGTCGAGCTGCCCAAGGGCATTCTGTCTTCCCCCTTCGCCTCCCTCTCAGCTGCCGCTGAGTCCAGTTCTTCTTCCCCAGCCCCTGGCTTCACCCAGAGGCCCCAGTCAGTCACCTCCTCCAAGCCCAAGGAGGGTTCCTCCACAGCAGATCAGGGCTCTTCAGCTGAGGGTGGTTCTCTGGATGACCGGCCCAGCTCCACCTCGGGCTTCCCCATGTTTGGGAGTGCAGTCGCTGGAGGGAGTGGTGAGAATGCACCCatgccttttgaccagggccaggcCCAAAAGTTTGCCCTGGAGGAGCGAGGTCAGGCATCTAAACGTGACTCTGACTCCAGCGACAACAGCGACCTGTCGGACCTAAGTGAGACAGAGGAGGGTCTGGAGAGGAGCCATGCACCTGGGGGCCTCGCGGGGCCCGTCAAGGAGGGAGCCATGCTGCTGCAGAAGGGTAAAGGGCCTGGGGTGGCCAAGAGCCGGCCACGCAACAAGCCCTTCAAAG TGGGCCAATCAGTGCTGAAGGACGTGACTAAGGTGCGTCGTCTGAAGCAGTCAGGAGAGTCATTCCTGCAGGACGGTTCCTGTATCAACGTGGCGCCCCACCTCCACAAGTGTCGCGAGTGTCGCATGGAGCGCTACAGGAAGTACCGGGAGCAGGAGCCTGACGACGACGACCCCAACGTGGCCTGCCGCTTCTTCCACTTCCGCAG GCTGGCATTCACACGTAAGGGCATCCTGCGTGTGGAGGGCTTCCTGAGCCCCCAGCAGAGTGATGCCATGGCCATGGGGCTGTGGCTTCCCTCCCCATCCGTACAGGAGGGCCTGGACCTGGACACCTCCAAGTACATCCTGGCCAACGTGGGAGACCAGTTCTGTCAGCTCGTCATGTCTGAGAAGGAGGCCATGATGATGGTTGAGCCACACC AGAAAGTGGCGTGGAAGCGTGCGGTGCGCGGCGTCAGGGAGATGTGCGACGTATGTGAGACCACCGTCTTCAACATCCACTGGGTCTGCAGGAAGTGTGGCTTCGGGGTGTGCCTGGACTGCTACCGGCAACGCAGGAACCGCCCTATGGAGG AGGTGGACGAGGGGCCTGATGACGAGGTGTTCTCCTGGTTGAAGTGTGTAAAGGGCCAGAGACACGAGCCTCAGAACCTCATGCCCACACAGATCATACCTGGAACAG CTCTCTATAACATAGGGGATATGGTGCACTCAGCCAGGGGCAAATGGGGCATCAAGGCCAACTGCCCCTGCACCAGCCGGCACCACAGGCCCCTAGTGCGCCCTAGCGCCCCCAATGGCATCTCACAG CAGTCTGCTGTCTCTTCCAGCACGGGGAGCAGTGGTAGTGGACCAATCACAGGTGGCGGGGGTCCAGCGGGTTCAAACACTCCTAAGCCAGAGGGGGCGGAGATGACAGTGGTCAAAACAGAGCCTACTTCCACCACAACGTCatcagaggggggaggagggggggttgatACTAACGGGGCCAACCATACCTGCGCCCCCCCAAACCCTGCCCAGACCCCCACCCCCAAAGACCCTCGCCCCTCCACAGGTGAGGGAAACTCCACCGCCCTGCATTGGTTGGCAGACCTTGCCACTCAAAAAGCCAAGGTGGAGGACACTAAAG ATTCTGGGTCGATGCGCTCTGTGATGGGCCGGGACACACGCTCTCCCTTCGGCCTGGACTCGTTCAGCGCCCTGTCCAAGCCTTCGTCTTCCTCCTCCAGTCCTAAACTGTTCAACAGCCTGCTGCTGGGCTCCAGCAACACCCAGCCCAAACCAGAGGGCTCCAGCCTCCGAGACCTGCTCAACTCTGGACCCGGGAGACTCCCCCAGGGCCCTGGAGACTCTGGAGTAACCTTCCCATCTGTCTTCTCCACCTCAGCAGCT gGGGACAAGTTGAAGGGCAGCCTGCCTAACTTCCTGGACCATATCATCGCCTCGGTGGTGGAGACCAAGAAGGCGGAGGGCCGTCGTTTGGGGGAGGGCGGCAGTGAGCTAGGTGGGGTTGGCCGTAGGGACGGGGTTATGGGCCTCAGCGTGCTAGACCCCCACACCTCCCACTCCTGGCTCTGTGACGGACGCCTGCTCTGCCTGCAGGATCCCTCCAACACCAACAACTGGAAGATCTTCAGAGAGTGCTGGAAACAGGGCCAG ccGGTGCTGGTGTCTGGTATCCATAAGCGTCTCAAGGGGGCTCTGTGGCGGCCTGAGGCCTTCAGCGAGGAGTTTGGGGACCAGGATGTTGATCTGGTCAACTGTCGGAACTGTGCCATCATCTCTGACGTCAAGGTTCGAGACTTCTGGGACGGCTTCCAGATCATCTCCA agCGTCTGAAGGGTAGTGATGGTCAGCCCATGGTTTTGAagctgaaggactggcctcctgGAGAAGACTTCAGAGACATGATGCCCACACGGTTTGATGACCTAATGGACAACCTCCCACTCCCAGAGTACACCAAGAGAGACGGCCGTCTGAACCTGGCCTCCCGCCTGCCCAACTTCTTTGTCAGGCCAGATCTGGGGCCTAAGATGTACAATGCTTATG GTCTGATGGAGACAGAAGACCGGAGTGTTGGCACCACCAACCTGCATCTGGACGTGTCTGATGCCGTCAACGTTATGGTGTACGTGGGCATccctgagggagagggagaccacGTCAAGG AGATGGATATCGCTGGATGTAAAG AGGTGATGACCACCATCGAGGAGGGTGACGTGGATGAGATGACCAAGAGGAGGGTGTATGAGGCCAAGGAGAAGCCCGGGGCGCTCTGGCACATCTACTCTGCCAAGGACGCCGAGAAGATCCGCGAGCTTCTCCGCAAG GTGGGCGAGGAGCAGGGCCAGGAGAACCCGCCGGACCATGACCCTATCCACGACCAGAGCTGGTACCTGGATGGGGTGCTGCGCAGGAGGCTGTATGAGGAGTATGGTGTGCAGGGCTGGGCCATCGTACAGTTCCTGGGAGACGCAGTCTTCATTCCCGCCGGGGCTCCCCACCAG GTCCATAACCTGTACAGCTGTATCAAGGTGGCGGAGGACTTTGTGTCTCCTGAGCACGTGAAGCACTGTTTCAGACTGACCCAGGAGTTCAGACACCTGTCCACCACACACTCCAACCACGAGGACAAGCTCCAG GTGAAGAACATCATCTACCATGCCGTAAAGGACGCTGTGGGGACACTGAGGGCCCACGAACCCAAGCTAGCACGCTCTTAG
- the LOC139581459 gene encoding lysine-specific demethylase 3B-like isoform X2, translating to MGDSLELIGKRLLLLLNDGRSAAGPEAEQSTWTRDWLRGTVRAVSVIGLASPGVEVSGGEPTTTAAAGLTVFVEFEDCAWRRRSWVQVYGEEVRAVLVESAIVWANCSQPNQNHPAAGVTSGTAWPALAFRCLVDRVGLGSLVPVEFFGSRTLDFLPDGNSLQRFEAAKDVRHSLLLEQPSLQAAISSWHSDFELQEILRKGSYTVQGRKVQVYQCEFEEHWALGLVSRHDPKSHIMEITMDQGEETQVVDPRVIHVMLAEDHFDEKGKNARRRKESDGGKGESGRRRRTASEGEEDMTLKRFKGSGEGAVDGQNGSGSTKASEEGMVTWGAELAGGGRRVNSSSSEVTQVYASLNSTSSQMDQSNTPPRYTKENGRALSTQDRQGSADSTTTATPIPPPLKQAPSPFSNTSFPSLGQMPSLVPGALAPKPSPAGPTLEREEPSQSTNPKMAALVSPGPVTISSPSQASAPSVALSASLGFSPKPPVWKGTTNQSEGSKTPILAAAGFRLPQSKPAGASVFGEVSSKTSASSNTPSASQESSRPFGFAFGGTKNNKAQPQQQDQNLFFQCMTGQKTGQNSGGPNQNQTPGQSQSKDTNYFTAVSESLSKKPPSLFKPSVLAPASAGLFSSATAPLKEHSKVPETQSAGNGVLNKHFAGDKLSPSFSSGSGGMRSSGLGMGAMDTPLALASGALGGANNRSGTNGAAVGGFGTKTDSHQNLFLQGSKEPSNPFLAYGEKLSHSPFSGKPAPLEPETLGPSSASESKSNLFTMVELPKGILSSPFASLSAAAESSSSSPAPGFTQRPQSVTSSKPKEGSSTADQGSSAEGGSLDDRPSSTSGFPMFGSAVAGGSGENAPMPFDQGQAQKFALEERGQASKRDSDSSDNSDLSDLSETEEGLERSHAPGGLAGPVKEGAMLLQKGKGPGVAKSRPRNKPFKVGQSVLKDVTKVRRLKQSGESFLQDGSCINVAPHLHKCRECRMERYRKYREQEPDDDDPNVACRFFHFRRLAFTRKGILRVEGFLSPQQSDAMAMGLWLPSPSVQEGLDLDTSKYILANVGDQFCQLVMSEKEAMMMVEPHQKVAWKRAVRGVREMCDVCETTVFNIHWVCRKCGFGVCLDCYRQRRNRPMEEVDEGPDDEVFSWLKCVKGQRHEPQNLMPTQIIPGTALYNIGDMVHSARGKWGIKANCPCTSRHHRPLVRPSAPNGISQSAVSSSTGSSGSGPITGGGGPAGSNTPKPEGAEMTVVKTEPTSTTTSSEGGGGGVDTNGANHTCAPPNPAQTPTPKDPRPSTGEGNSTALHWLADLATQKAKVEDTKDSGSMRSVMGRDTRSPFGLDSFSALSKPSSSSSSPKLFNSLLLGSSNTQPKPEGSSLRDLLNSGPGRLPQGPGDSGVTFPSVFSTSAAGDKLKGSLPNFLDHIIASVVETKKAEGRRLGEGGSELGGVGRRDGVMGLSVLDPHTSHSWLCDGRLLCLQDPSNTNNWKIFRECWKQGQPVLVSGIHKRLKGALWRPEAFSEEFGDQDVDLVNCRNCAIISDVKVRDFWDGFQIISKRLKGSDGQPMVLKLKDWPPGEDFRDMMPTRFDDLMDNLPLPEYTKRDGRLNLASRLPNFFVRPDLGPKMYNAYGLMETEDRSVGTTNLHLDVSDAVNVMVYVGIPEGEGDHVKEMDIAGCKEVMTTIEEGDVDEMTKRRVYEAKEKPGALWHIYSAKDAEKIRELLRKVGEEQGQENPPDHDPIHDQSWYLDGVLRRRLYEEYGVQGWAIVQFLGDAVFIPAGAPHQVHNLYSCIKVAEDFVSPEHVKHCFRLTQEFRHLSTTHSNHEDKLQVKNIIYHAVKDAVGTLRAHEPKLARS from the exons ATGGGGGACTCTCTTGAACTGATTGGGAAGCGACTTCTACTGCTCCTCAACGATGGCAGGTCCGCAGCCGGACCCGAAGCGGAGCAGTCCACTTGGACTCGCGACTGGCTCCGGGGGACCGTCCGGGCTGTCAGCGTCATAGGTTTGGCCAGCCCAGGGGTAGAGGTGAGCGGAGGAGAGCCGACAACAACAGCAGCTGCGGGGCTGACG GTGTTTGTGGAGTTTGAGGACTGTGCGTGGCGCAGGCGCTCCTGGGTACAGGTGTatggggaggaggtgagagctgTACTGGTAGAGAGTGCCATTGTCTGGGCTAACTGCAGTCAGCCCAACCAGAACCACCCTGCAGCTGGAGTAACCTCTGGGACAGCCTGGCCAGCTCTG GCGTTCCGGTGTCTAGTGGACCGTGTGGGTCTGGGTTCCCTGGTCCCAGTGGAGTTCTTTGGGAGCAGAACCCTGGACTTCCTCCCTGATGGGAATTCACTCCAGAGATTTGAG GCAGCGAAAGACGTGAGGCACTCTCTCCTGCTGGAGCAGCCTTCTCTGCAGGCTGCAATTTCCAGCTGGCACAGTGACTTTGAGCTGCAGGAGATCCTCAGGAAGG GCTCCTACACCGTCCAGGGCCGGAAGGTTCAGGTGTACCAGTGTGAGTTTGAGGAGCACTGGGCCCTGGGCCTGGTCTCTCGGCACGACCCCAAATCACACATCATGGAGATCACCAtggaccag GGAGAGGAGACTCAGGTGGTGGATCCCCGGGTAATACACGTGATGCTGGCTGAAGATCACTTTGATGAG AAAGGGAAGAATGCTCGACGGAGGAAGGAGAGTGACGGAGGGAAGGGCGAGAGCGGCCGTAGACGGAGGACAGCCTCGGAGGGCGAGGAGGACATGACCCTGAAGCGCTTTAAGGGTTCGGGAGAGGGAGCAGTGGATGGACAGAACGGGAGCGGCTCCACCAAGGCCTCTGAAGAGGGGATGGTGACATGGGGAGCAGAGTTAGCAGGAGGAGGACGCAGAGTGAACAGCAGTTCCTCCGAAGTCACACAGGTTTACGCCTCCCTGAACAGCACTTCCTCCCAGATGGACCAATCAAACACTCCGCCTCGCTACACCAAAGAGAACGGACGTGCCCTCTCCACACAAGACAGACAGGGGTCTGCTGACTCCACCACCACAGCCACCCCCATTCCACCCCCCCTCAAACAAgccccctcccccttctccaaCACTTCCTTCCCCTCTCTGGGCCAGATGCCCAGCCTGGTCCCTGGAGCTCTGGCCCCAAAACCCTCCCCGGCAGGACCCACCCTAGAGAGAGAAGAGCCATCCCAGTCTACCAACCCCAAGATGGCTGCCCTAGTCTCCCCAGGCCCGGTGACCATCTCATCCCCATCTCAAGCCAGTGCCCCCAGCGTGGCGCTCTCTGCCTCCCTTGGCTTCAGCCCAAAACCCCCTGTCTGGAAAGGAACAACCAACCAGTCGGAG GGCTCTAAGACTCCCATCCTGGCTGCGGCTGGGTTCCGGCTTCCCCAGTCCAAGCCTGCTGGGGCTTCTGTGTTTGGAGAGGTGAGCTCCAAGACCAGCGCTTCCTCCAACACACCGTCAGCCTCCCAGGAATCCTCTAGACCCTTCGGATTTGCCTTTGGAGGCACCAAGAACAACAAGGCCCAACCGCAGCAGCAAGACCAGAACTTATTCTTCCAGTGTATGACGGGTCAGAAGACTGGCCAGAACTCTGGTGGTCCTAACCAGAACCAGACTCCGGGTCAGAGCCAGTCTAAGGACACCAATTACTTCACAGCCGTGTCAGAGAGCTTGAGTAAGAAGCCTCCTAGCCTGTTCAAGCCCTCTGTCCTGGCCCCGGCATCAGCTGGCCTGTTTAGCTCAGCTACAGCTCCTCTCAAAGAGCATTCCAAAGTGCCTGAGACCCAGTCGGCAGGCAACGGAGTGCTCAACAAGCATTTTGCAGGGGACAAACTCTCACCTTCCTTCAGCAGTGGCTCTGGGGGGATGAGGTCCTCTGGTCTGGGCATGGGGGCGAtggacactccactggctctggcCTCTGGAGCTCTGGGTGGTGCTAACAACAGGAGTGGCACTAACGGTGCCGCGGTGGGCGGCTTCGGCACCAAGACAGACAGCCACCAGAACCTTTTCCTCCAGGGCTCCAAGGAGCCCTCCAACCCCTTCCTGGCCTACGGGGAGAAGCTCTCCCACAGTCCCTTCAGTGGCAAACCAGCCCCTCTGGAGCCTGAGACCCTGGGCCCTTCTTCGGCCTCGGAGAGCAAATCCAACCTGTTCACCATGGTCGAGCTGCCCAAGGGCATTCTGTCTTCCCCCTTCGCCTCCCTCTCAGCTGCCGCTGAGTCCAGTTCTTCTTCCCCAGCCCCTGGCTTCACCCAGAGGCCCCAGTCAGTCACCTCCTCCAAGCCCAAGGAGGGTTCCTCCACAGCAGATCAGGGCTCTTCAGCTGAGGGTGGTTCTCTGGATGACCGGCCCAGCTCCACCTCGGGCTTCCCCATGTTTGGGAGTGCAGTCGCTGGAGGGAGTGGTGAGAATGCACCCatgccttttgaccagggccaggcCCAAAAGTTTGCCCTGGAGGAGCGAGGTCAGGCATCTAAACGTGACTCTGACTCCAGCGACAACAGCGACCTGTCGGACCTAAGTGAGACAGAGGAGGGTCTGGAGAGGAGCCATGCACCTGGGGGCCTCGCGGGGCCCGTCAAGGAGGGAGCCATGCTGCTGCAGAAGGGTAAAGGGCCTGGGGTGGCCAAGAGCCGGCCACGCAACAAGCCCTTCAAAG TGGGCCAATCAGTGCTGAAGGACGTGACTAAGGTGCGTCGTCTGAAGCAGTCAGGAGAGTCATTCCTGCAGGACGGTTCCTGTATCAACGTGGCGCCCCACCTCCACAAGTGTCGCGAGTGTCGCATGGAGCGCTACAGGAAGTACCGGGAGCAGGAGCCTGACGACGACGACCCCAACGTGGCCTGCCGCTTCTTCCACTTCCGCAG GCTGGCATTCACACGTAAGGGCATCCTGCGTGTGGAGGGCTTCCTGAGCCCCCAGCAGAGTGATGCCATGGCCATGGGGCTGTGGCTTCCCTCCCCATCCGTACAGGAGGGCCTGGACCTGGACACCTCCAAGTACATCCTGGCCAACGTGGGAGACCAGTTCTGTCAGCTCGTCATGTCTGAGAAGGAGGCCATGATGATGGTTGAGCCACACC AGAAAGTGGCGTGGAAGCGTGCGGTGCGCGGCGTCAGGGAGATGTGCGACGTATGTGAGACCACCGTCTTCAACATCCACTGGGTCTGCAGGAAGTGTGGCTTCGGGGTGTGCCTGGACTGCTACCGGCAACGCAGGAACCGCCCTATGGAGG AGGTGGACGAGGGGCCTGATGACGAGGTGTTCTCCTGGTTGAAGTGTGTAAAGGGCCAGAGACACGAGCCTCAGAACCTCATGCCCACACAGATCATACCTGGAACAG CTCTCTATAACATAGGGGATATGGTGCACTCAGCCAGGGGCAAATGGGGCATCAAGGCCAACTGCCCCTGCACCAGCCGGCACCACAGGCCCCTAGTGCGCCCTAGCGCCCCCAATGGCATCTCACAG TCTGCTGTCTCTTCCAGCACGGGGAGCAGTGGTAGTGGACCAATCACAGGTGGCGGGGGTCCAGCGGGTTCAAACACTCCTAAGCCAGAGGGGGCGGAGATGACAGTGGTCAAAACAGAGCCTACTTCCACCACAACGTCatcagaggggggaggagggggggttgatACTAACGGGGCCAACCATACCTGCGCCCCCCCAAACCCTGCCCAGACCCCCACCCCCAAAGACCCTCGCCCCTCCACAGGTGAGGGAAACTCCACCGCCCTGCATTGGTTGGCAGACCTTGCCACTCAAAAAGCCAAGGTGGAGGACACTAAAG ATTCTGGGTCGATGCGCTCTGTGATGGGCCGGGACACACGCTCTCCCTTCGGCCTGGACTCGTTCAGCGCCCTGTCCAAGCCTTCGTCTTCCTCCTCCAGTCCTAAACTGTTCAACAGCCTGCTGCTGGGCTCCAGCAACACCCAGCCCAAACCAGAGGGCTCCAGCCTCCGAGACCTGCTCAACTCTGGACCCGGGAGACTCCCCCAGGGCCCTGGAGACTCTGGAGTAACCTTCCCATCTGTCTTCTCCACCTCAGCAGCT gGGGACAAGTTGAAGGGCAGCCTGCCTAACTTCCTGGACCATATCATCGCCTCGGTGGTGGAGACCAAGAAGGCGGAGGGCCGTCGTTTGGGGGAGGGCGGCAGTGAGCTAGGTGGGGTTGGCCGTAGGGACGGGGTTATGGGCCTCAGCGTGCTAGACCCCCACACCTCCCACTCCTGGCTCTGTGACGGACGCCTGCTCTGCCTGCAGGATCCCTCCAACACCAACAACTGGAAGATCTTCAGAGAGTGCTGGAAACAGGGCCAG ccGGTGCTGGTGTCTGGTATCCATAAGCGTCTCAAGGGGGCTCTGTGGCGGCCTGAGGCCTTCAGCGAGGAGTTTGGGGACCAGGATGTTGATCTGGTCAACTGTCGGAACTGTGCCATCATCTCTGACGTCAAGGTTCGAGACTTCTGGGACGGCTTCCAGATCATCTCCA agCGTCTGAAGGGTAGTGATGGTCAGCCCATGGTTTTGAagctgaaggactggcctcctgGAGAAGACTTCAGAGACATGATGCCCACACGGTTTGATGACCTAATGGACAACCTCCCACTCCCAGAGTACACCAAGAGAGACGGCCGTCTGAACCTGGCCTCCCGCCTGCCCAACTTCTTTGTCAGGCCAGATCTGGGGCCTAAGATGTACAATGCTTATG GTCTGATGGAGACAGAAGACCGGAGTGTTGGCACCACCAACCTGCATCTGGACGTGTCTGATGCCGTCAACGTTATGGTGTACGTGGGCATccctgagggagagggagaccacGTCAAGG AGATGGATATCGCTGGATGTAAAG AGGTGATGACCACCATCGAGGAGGGTGACGTGGATGAGATGACCAAGAGGAGGGTGTATGAGGCCAAGGAGAAGCCCGGGGCGCTCTGGCACATCTACTCTGCCAAGGACGCCGAGAAGATCCGCGAGCTTCTCCGCAAG GTGGGCGAGGAGCAGGGCCAGGAGAACCCGCCGGACCATGACCCTATCCACGACCAGAGCTGGTACCTGGATGGGGTGCTGCGCAGGAGGCTGTATGAGGAGTATGGTGTGCAGGGCTGGGCCATCGTACAGTTCCTGGGAGACGCAGTCTTCATTCCCGCCGGGGCTCCCCACCAG GTCCATAACCTGTACAGCTGTATCAAGGTGGCGGAGGACTTTGTGTCTCCTGAGCACGTGAAGCACTGTTTCAGACTGACCCAGGAGTTCAGACACCTGTCCACCACACACTCCAACCACGAGGACAAGCTCCAG GTGAAGAACATCATCTACCATGCCGTAAAGGACGCTGTGGGGACACTGAGGGCCCACGAACCCAAGCTAGCACGCTCTTAG